From a region of the Vibrio ostreae genome:
- the malT gene encoding HTH-type transcriptional regulator MalT, with the protein MWIPSKLTRPGRLHNAIVRPRVLELLQQAPYYKLVLFRSPAGYGKTTMAAQWLADKPNVGWYSIDESDNDPFRFMNYMLQALNKATHQSCPNAQKLAERRQFSTLHSLLSELFAEMSEFQQECYLVLDDYHLISDEDIHEVMRFFLKHMPDNLTLVVTSRMIPPLGTANLRVRDLMIEIGNDLLAFDNEETTRFFNQRVAEGIDDSTAVSLRNYVEGWPSALQLIALQAQHQRRTLAQSAESVSQFNHAHLWDYLVEEVFDLLDKETRHFLMQCSVLDHFNDALVAALTKRDDALNMIEQLNRYGLFIYPLEGEHNWYRFHNLFAEFLAHQRLANIPQQEQELHRAAALAWLEANTAHQALLHARLAQDSDLLARILVEHGWKMFNEGELEILEEAINLLSPTQLYSQPKLCLLQAWLAQSQHRYNAVGDLLARADQEMSALNIKPSSKEQGEFCALRAQVAINQNEPEKALELAEQALGQLDNTIYRSRIVATSVVGEVNHVLGNLSRALSMMQQTEKLARQYQVYHQALWALLQQSEILIAQGYVQAAFEVQDNAFKLVEDQHLHQLPLHEFLLRIRAQILWCWNRLDEAEECAYKGLDVLGKQSPSQHLHSYSMLARIAIGRGELDKAGRFIEQIQHLLKQSNYHVDWTANASLSLLLYWQARDDQTAIAEWLQGSIRPQHARNHFQQMQWRNIARAQINQGQYDEARETLAFMQSEAEQYQLVTDTNRNLIVEACLATSCAQDDVARDKLKAALRLTNQTGMIGNFLIDGNKIGHLLEKLSHRVDLGDLERHRAQQLMKEISTTQRSRSVHFDEEFVENLINHPNIPELVRTSPLTQREWQVLGLIYSGLSNEQIAQELDVAGTTIKTHIRNLYQKLNIANRKEAVRTAENLLQLMGY; encoded by the coding sequence ATGTGGATACCTTCTAAACTCACGCGTCCCGGGCGGTTGCATAATGCCATCGTCCGGCCACGTGTTCTGGAACTGCTCCAGCAGGCGCCCTACTACAAACTGGTGTTGTTCCGCTCTCCGGCCGGCTACGGCAAAACCACCATGGCAGCGCAGTGGCTGGCCGATAAGCCCAACGTCGGCTGGTACAGCATCGATGAAAGTGATAACGATCCGTTTCGCTTTATGAATTACATGCTGCAGGCGCTCAATAAAGCCACTCATCAAAGCTGCCCGAATGCGCAGAAACTGGCCGAGCGACGTCAGTTCTCTACCCTGCACTCGCTGCTGAGCGAACTGTTTGCAGAAATGTCCGAGTTCCAGCAAGAGTGCTATCTGGTCTTAGACGACTATCACCTGATCAGTGACGAAGATATTCATGAAGTAATGCGCTTCTTCCTCAAGCATATGCCGGATAACCTGACCCTGGTAGTCACCAGCCGTATGATCCCACCGCTGGGTACGGCCAACCTGCGGGTACGCGATCTGATGATCGAAATCGGCAACGATCTGCTGGCGTTTGATAATGAGGAGACCACACGCTTTTTCAATCAGCGTGTTGCCGAAGGCATTGATGACAGCACCGCAGTCAGCCTGCGAAATTATGTCGAAGGCTGGCCGTCCGCACTGCAGCTGATCGCGTTGCAGGCTCAGCACCAGAGACGCACCCTGGCCCAGTCGGCCGAATCTGTCTCTCAGTTTAATCACGCCCACTTGTGGGACTACCTGGTCGAGGAGGTGTTTGATCTGCTCGACAAAGAGACCCGCCACTTCCTGATGCAGTGCTCGGTCCTCGATCACTTTAACGATGCGCTGGTCGCCGCGTTAACCAAACGTGATGACGCACTCAACATGATAGAGCAGCTCAACCGTTATGGTCTGTTTATCTATCCGCTGGAAGGCGAACATAACTGGTATCGCTTTCATAACCTGTTTGCCGAATTTCTGGCCCACCAGCGCCTGGCTAATATTCCGCAGCAGGAGCAGGAGTTGCATCGGGCTGCCGCGCTTGCCTGGCTGGAAGCCAATACGGCGCATCAGGCCCTGCTCCATGCCCGCTTAGCCCAGGATTCAGATTTGCTGGCACGAATTCTGGTTGAACATGGCTGGAAAATGTTTAACGAAGGTGAACTGGAAATTCTCGAAGAAGCGATTAATCTGCTCAGCCCGACCCAGCTCTACAGCCAGCCGAAACTGTGCCTGCTGCAAGCCTGGCTGGCACAAAGTCAGCACCGCTACAATGCCGTCGGCGATCTGCTGGCACGTGCGGATCAGGAGATGAGCGCCCTGAATATCAAGCCCAGCAGTAAAGAGCAGGGTGAGTTCTGCGCTCTGCGTGCCCAGGTCGCCATCAACCAGAATGAACCGGAGAAAGCACTTGAGCTAGCGGAGCAGGCACTGGGCCAACTCGATAACACCATCTACCGCAGCCGCATTGTCGCCACGTCGGTGGTCGGCGAAGTCAACCATGTGCTCGGCAATCTCAGCCGTGCTCTGTCTATGATGCAACAGACGGAAAAGCTGGCGCGCCAGTATCAGGTCTACCATCAGGCGCTATGGGCACTGCTGCAGCAGAGTGAAATTCTGATTGCCCAGGGTTATGTTCAGGCTGCCTTTGAAGTGCAGGATAACGCATTTAAACTGGTGGAAGATCAGCATTTGCACCAGTTGCCGCTGCATGAATTCCTGCTGCGTATCCGCGCTCAGATCCTGTGGTGCTGGAACCGCCTTGATGAAGCAGAAGAGTGCGCTTATAAAGGGCTGGATGTATTGGGTAAACAGTCACCCAGCCAGCACCTGCACAGTTACTCCATGTTGGCGCGCATTGCGATAGGCCGGGGTGAACTCGATAAGGCCGGCCGCTTTATCGAACAGATTCAGCATCTGCTCAAGCAGTCCAATTACCATGTCGACTGGACCGCCAATGCGTCACTGTCCCTGCTCCTGTACTGGCAGGCACGCGACGATCAAACCGCGATTGCAGAATGGCTGCAAGGCAGTATTCGTCCGCAGCATGCCCGCAACCACTTCCAGCAGATGCAGTGGCGCAACATAGCCCGCGCGCAGATAAACCAAGGTCAATATGATGAAGCACGCGAGACTCTGGCGTTTATGCAAAGTGAAGCGGAGCAGTACCAGTTGGTGACCGATACCAACCGTAACCTGATCGTCGAAGCGTGTCTGGCCACTTCCTGCGCGCAGGATGACGTGGCACGCGACAAACTTAAAGCCGCACTGCGCCTGACCAACCAGACAGGCATGATCGGTAATTTCCTCATCGACGGGAACAAGATAGGTCATCTGCTGGAAAAACTCTCCCACCGGGTTGATTTGGGCGATCTGGAACGTCACCGCGCTCAGCAACTGATGAAAGAGATTTCCACCACTCAGCGCAGCCGCTCCGTGCACTTTGACGAGGAGTTTGTTGAGAATCTGATCAATCACCCGAACATTCCTGAGCTGGTGCGCACCAGCCCGCTTACACAGCGTGAGTGGCAGGTGCTTGGTCTTATCTACTCCGGGCTGAGTAACGAGCAGATTGCGCAGGAACTCGATGTGGCCGGTACCACGATCAAAACCCACATCCGTAATCTGTACCAGAAACTCAACATCGCCAATCGTAAAGAAGCGGTGCGTACCGCGGAGAATCTGTTGCAGCTGATGGGATATTAA